The Euwallacea fornicatus isolate EFF26 chromosome 3, ASM4011564v1, whole genome shotgun sequence genome has a segment encoding these proteins:
- the Kat60 gene encoding katanin p60 ATPase-containing subunit A-like 1, giving the protein MSSTDNSVKEILDNVDLAREMTVLSNYENATIYYQGSLQLMAKFISQIYDPIRKDKWQQMQMRVHKEYQELKDLKDILDTLKTECSGDVPIGVRKRDLPSETNINDFGMVNDPDVWPAPTPVDHGILARPKGKPANSRRSDVKKGQTSARASSSTNSRKSDVKHLNKSGKKDDRPSSSKSERATEASVNDDTSGKSESKEEPEEKKFECSSMERESADVLERDIVQKNPNIRWSDIADLQDAKTLLEEAVVLPMLMPEFFTGIRRPWKGVLMVGPPGTGKTMLAKAVATECGTTFFNVSSSTLTSKYRGESEKMVRLLFEMARFYAPSTIFIDEIDSLCSKRGSESEHEASRRVKSELLVQMDGITANNEEPGKIVMVLAATNFPWDIDEALRRRLEKRIYIPLPTLEGREALLKINLREVKLDPNLNLRSVARKLDGYSGADVTNVCRDASMMSMRKKISGLRPDQIKQLPKEELDLPVTMQDFEDSIVKNNKSVSKEDLDKYVKWMKEFGSS; this is encoded by the exons ATGTCTAGCACAGACAATAgtgtaaaagaaatattagatAATGTAGACCTTGCAAGAGAAATGACAGTACTATCAAATTATGAGAATGCCACAATCTATTACCAGGGATCCCTTCAACTTATGGCCAAATTTATATCTCAGATCTATGATCCAATAAGAAAAGATAAATGGCAACAG ATGCAAATGAGGGTACATAAAGAGTACCAAGAGTTGAAGGAtctaaaagatattttagatACATTAAAAACAGAATGTAGTGGTGATGTACCTATTGGTGTCAGAAAGAGGGATTTACCTTCAGAAACTAACATTAATGACTTTGGTATGGTGAATGATCCTGATGTGTGGCCAGCACCAACCCCTGTAGACCATGGAATTTTGGCAAG accAAAAGGGAAGCCTGCTAATTCACGAAGGTCTGATGTTAAAAAGGGACAGACAAGTGCAAGGGCTAGCTCTTCCACCAATTCTCGAAAATCGGATGTAAAGCATTTGAATAAATCTGGTAAAAAAGATGACAGACCTTCCAGCTCAAAATCTGAAAG AGCAACTGAGGCTTCAGTAAATGATGATACATCTGGAAAATCTGAGTCAAAAGAGGAACctgaggaaaaaaaatttgaatgcagTAGCATGGAAAGAGAGTCAGCTGATGTCCTTGAAAGGGATATTGTTCAAAAGAATCCGAATATTCGATGGAGTGACATTGCAGATTTGCAAGATGCTAAGACCCTACTTGAAGAGGCTGTCGTTTTACCTATGTTGATGCCTGAATTTTTCACTG gaaTAAGAAGGCCTTGGAAGGGGGTCTTGATGGTAGGCCCACCAGGGACTGGCAAGACTATGCTGGCGAAGGCAGTTGCAACAGAATGTGGTACTACTTTTTTCAATGTATCCTCATCCACTTTAACATCAAAATACAGAGGTGAATCTGAAAAAATGGTTAGACTTCTTTTTGAAATG gcGAGATTTTATGCTCCCAGTACAATTTTCATAGACGAAATCGACTCACTCTGTTCAAAAAGAGGCTCTGAATCAGAGCATGAAGCCTCCAGAAGAGTAAAATCGGAGCTGCTTGTGCAAATGGACGGTATAACCGCCAACAACGAAGAGCCCGGTAAAATAGTCATGGTACTAGCGGCAACAAATTTCCCTTGGGACATTGATGAAGCGCTTCGGCGGAGACTTGAGAAACGAATATACATCCCATTACCTACATTAGAAGGCAGAGAAGCGCtgctaaaaatcaatttacgaGAAGTAAAACTTGACCCAAATTTAAATCTAAGGAGTGTTGCGAGAAAACTTGATGGATACTCAGGCGCCGATGTAACAAATGTATGTCGTGACGCCTCCATGATGTCCATGAGGAAAAAGATATCAGGACTAAGACCCGaccaaattaaacaattaccaAAAGAAGAATTGGACCTTCCAGTAACCATGCAGGACTTTGAGGATTCAATTGTAAAGAATAATAAGAGCGTCTCTAAAGAAGATTtagataaatatgtaaaatggATGAAGGAATTTGGATCTTCTTGA